A DNA window from Dreissena polymorpha isolate Duluth1 unplaced genomic scaffold, UMN_Dpol_1.0 chrUn010, whole genome shotgun sequence contains the following coding sequences:
- the LOC127863494 gene encoding uncharacterized protein LOC127863494: MTSCTVGCLQSKKVRNDISTCLNYVGKLFFKTPKKCEVYGISCEGSGKQVFYLADEGQSHGKGAKAVFSQVHHYLNTYGLGEQHAHFQCDNCCGQNKNNIVIWYLLWRVIVGLHRIITLSFMLIRHTKFTPDWHFGIWKSKWK, from the exons ATGACATCGTGTACTGTTGGATGTCTTCAATCGAAGAAGGTTCGGAATGATATTTCCACATGCTTAAACTAT GTTGGGAAGTTATTTTTCAAGACCCCGAAGAAGTGTGAGGTGTATGGAATCAGCTGTGAAGGATCtg GAAAGCAGGTTTTTTACCTCGCAGACGAAGGCCAGTCACATGGTAAAGGTGCAAAGGCTGTGTTCAGCCAGGTTCACCACTACCTCAACACATACGGTCTTGGCGAACAGCATGCTCACTTTCAGTGTGACAACTgttgcggccaaaataaaaacaacatagtcatctggtaccttctgtggagagttattgtag gtttacacagaatcatcacactaagctttatgttgataagacaTACAAAGTTTACACCAGATTGGCACTTTGGCATCTGGAAGTCAAAGTGGAAGTAA